A window of Rattus norvegicus strain BN/NHsdMcwi chromosome 14, GRCr8, whole genome shotgun sequence contains these coding sequences:
- the Thap6 gene encoding THAP domain-containing protein 6 isoform X1, protein MVKCCSAIGCASRCLPNSKLKGLTFHVFPTDENIKRKWVLAMKRLDVNTAGIWEPKKGDVLCSRHFKKTDFDRSTPNTKLKPGAIPSVFESPCHLQEKREKLHCRKNFILKTLPVSNRGHQLVGASCIAEFQPQLIFEHSYSVMDSPKKLKHKLDLVIIELENTKESLQNVLDREKHFQKSLRKTIRELKDESLISQETASRLDAFCWECCQESTA, encoded by the exons ATGGTGAAATGTTGCTCGGCCATTGGATGTGCTTCTCGCTGTTTGCCAAATTCCAAGTTAAAAGGACTGACATTTCATGT ATTCCCCACAGATGaaaacatcaaaagaaaatgggtgTTAGCCATGAAAAGACTAGATGTGAATACTGCAGGCATTTGGGAGCCCAAAAAAGGAGATGTGCTGTGCTCGAGGCACTTCAAGAAGACAGACTTTGACAGAAGCACTCCAAACACTAAGCTGAAACCAGGAGCCATCCCTTCTGTCTTTGAGTCTCCCTGTCACTTACAG gagaaaagagaaaagcttCATTGTAGAAAAAACTTCATTCTCAAAACCCTTCCTGTCAGTAACCGTGGCCACCAGCTTGTTGGCGCCTCATGCATTGCAGAATTCCAACCCCAGCTCATTTTT GAACATAGCTACAGTGTTATGGACAGTCCAAAGAAACTTAAGCATAAATTAGATCTTGTGATCATCGAGCTAGAGAATACCAAGGAAAGTCTACAGAATGTTTTGGACCgagaaaaacattttcagaaATCATTGAGGAAGACAATCAGGGAATTAAAGGATGAAAGTCTGATCAGCCAGGAAACAGCCAGTAGACTGGATGCTTTCTGTTGGGAGTGTTGTCAGGAAAGCACAGCTTGA
- the Rchy1 gene encoding RING finger and CHY zinc finger domain-containing protein 1 has protein sequence MAATAQEDGVRSPAPGPRGCEHYDRACLLKAPCCDKLYTCRLCHDTHEDHQLDRFKVKEVQCINCEKLQHAQQTCEDCSTLFGEYYCSICHLFDKDKKQYHCESCGICRIGPKEDFFHCLKCNLCLAMTLRGKHKCIENVSRQNCPICLEDIHTSRVVAHVLPCGHLLHRTCYEEMLKEGYRCPLCMHSALDMTRYWRQLDIEVAQTPMPSEYQNVTVDILCNDCNGRSTVQFHILGMKCKLCDSYNTAQAGGRTVSMDEQ, from the exons atggcgGCGACGGCGCAGGAAGATGGCGTCCGCAGCCCGGCTCCAGGGCCGCGGGGTTGCGAGCACTATGACAGAGCCTGTCTCCTCAAG GCACCTTGTTGTGACAAGCTCTATACATGCCGGCTATGTCACGACACCCACGAAGATCATCAGCTGGACCGCTTCAAAGTAAAGGAAGTGCAGTGCATCAACTGTGAAAAACTCCAGCAT GCCCAGCAGACTTGTGAGGACTGCAGCACACTGTTTGGAGAATATTACTGCAGTATTTGCCACCTGTTTGACAAAGACAAGAAGCAGTATCACTGTGAGAGCTGTGGGATTTGTAG GATTGGTCCAaaggaagatttttttcattgcttGAAATGTAACTTATGCCTAGCCATGACTCTTCGAGGAAAACACAAG TGTATTGAAAATGTTTCCCGGCAGAATTGTCCAATATGCTTGGAG GACATTCATACCTCCCGTGTCGTTGCTCATGTCTTGCCATGCGGGCATCTCCTACATAG AACGTGTTATGAAGAAATGTTGAAAGA AGGTTACAGATGCCCATTGTGTATGCATTCTGCCCTAGACATGACTCGGTACTGGAGACAATTAGACATTGAGGTAGCACAGACTCCTATGCCATCCGAATACCAGAACGTGACCGTTGAT ATTCTCTGCAATGACTGTAATGGACGATCCACAGTCCAGTTCCATATCTTAGGCATGAAATGTAAGCTTTGTGACTCCTACAATACTGCTCAGGCTGGAGGCCGCACAGTGTCCATGGATGAGCAGTGA
- the Rchy1 gene encoding RING finger and CHY zinc finger domain-containing protein 1 isoform X1, with product MTLRGKHKCIENVSRQNCPICLEDIHTSRVVAHVLPCGHLLHRTCYEEMLKEGYRCPLCMHSALDMTRYWRQLDIEVAQTPMPSEYQNVTVDILCNDCNGRSTVQFHILGMKCKLCDSYNTAQAGGRTVSMDEQ from the exons ATGACTCTTCGAGGAAAACACAAG TGTATTGAAAATGTTTCCCGGCAGAATTGTCCAATATGCTTGGAG GACATTCATACCTCCCGTGTCGTTGCTCATGTCTTGCCATGCGGGCATCTCCTACATAG AACGTGTTATGAAGAAATGTTGAAAGA AGGTTACAGATGCCCATTGTGTATGCATTCTGCCCTAGACATGACTCGGTACTGGAGACAATTAGACATTGAGGTAGCACAGACTCCTATGCCATCCGAATACCAGAACGTGACCGTTGAT ATTCTCTGCAATGACTGTAATGGACGATCCACAGTCCAGTTCCATATCTTAGGCATGAAATGTAAGCTTTGTGACTCCTACAATACTGCTCAGGCTGGAGGCCGCACAGTGTCCATGGATGAGCAGTGA